In the Kribbella sp. NBC_00482 genome, one interval contains:
- a CDS encoding cytochrome P450, which produces MTEPVLQIPFDDAFRFDPSPTFAALRENRPVARVRTLAGAEVWLVTRYDDVKLVLADPRFSRAAVVKQGAPRVALAKPMPNSLTTTDPPEHSRLRRLVVPTFAHRKIEQTRPWVAELSAQLAEDVAQAGDGADIRQLVALPLPIQVICQLLGVPYADREQFREWTELGYSMKMAEKDLVEEAMTNLTAYIEDLVTQKLANTSGPAEDLLDELVRAREEGDRLSQEELIAFGVNLLVAGHETSANQISSCVATLLRWPENWARLVEEPELVPSAIEELLRFNRFSEVGQLRVAIEDVELHGVQIKAGEGVMAALNSANRDPRAYDAPDELRLDRRDNKHMSFGFGPHFCLGAQLARIELQESLAALVRRFPRMSLAKPAEELEWRRVLVSGLAELPVNLNV; this is translated from the coding sequence ATGACTGAACCGGTTCTGCAGATTCCGTTCGACGACGCGTTTCGGTTCGATCCGTCGCCGACGTTCGCCGCGTTGCGGGAGAACCGGCCGGTGGCGCGGGTGCGGACGCTCGCGGGCGCCGAGGTCTGGCTGGTGACGCGGTACGACGACGTGAAACTGGTGCTCGCCGATCCGCGGTTCTCGCGCGCCGCTGTGGTGAAGCAAGGAGCGCCGCGGGTCGCGCTGGCCAAGCCGATGCCGAACAGCCTGACCACAACCGACCCGCCGGAGCACAGCCGGCTGCGACGGTTGGTGGTGCCAACGTTCGCGCACCGGAAGATCGAGCAGACCCGGCCGTGGGTCGCGGAGCTGTCCGCGCAGCTCGCCGAGGACGTCGCGCAGGCGGGCGACGGCGCCGACATCCGGCAGTTGGTCGCGTTGCCGTTGCCGATCCAGGTGATCTGCCAGCTGCTCGGCGTACCGTACGCGGACCGCGAGCAGTTCCGGGAGTGGACCGAGCTCGGGTACAGCATGAAGATGGCCGAGAAGGACCTCGTCGAGGAGGCGATGACCAACCTCACGGCGTACATCGAGGATCTGGTCACGCAGAAGCTCGCGAACACCTCGGGTCCCGCCGAGGATCTTCTGGACGAGCTCGTGCGCGCCCGCGAGGAAGGCGATCGGCTGAGTCAGGAGGAGCTGATCGCGTTCGGCGTGAATCTCTTGGTCGCCGGCCACGAGACGTCGGCGAACCAGATCTCGAGCTGCGTCGCCACGTTGCTGCGCTGGCCGGAGAACTGGGCGCGGCTGGTCGAGGAGCCGGAGCTGGTCCCGTCGGCGATCGAGGAGCTGCTGCGGTTCAACAGGTTCAGCGAGGTCGGTCAGCTCCGGGTCGCGATCGAGGACGTCGAGCTGCACGGCGTACAGATCAAGGCCGGCGAAGGGGTGATGGCCGCGCTCAACTCGGCAAACCGGGACCCGCGGGCGTACGACGCCCCTGACGAGCTGCGGCTGGATCGTCGCGACAACAAGCACATGTCCTTCGGCTTCGGACCGCACTTCTGCCTCGGCGCGCAGCTGGCGCGGATCGAGTTGCAGGAGTCGCTGGCGGCCCTCGTCCGACGCTTCCCGCGGATGAGCCTCGCGAAGCCGGCCGAAGAGCTCGAGTGGCGTCGCGTCCTGGTCAGCGGTCTCGCAGAACTGCCGGTGAACCTCAACGTCTGA
- a CDS encoding response regulator transcription factor: protein MRVAIAEDSVLLREGLTRILESAGLEVAAAYDNADDLLRYVRSFPPQVAILDIRLPPTHNDEGMRAALLIREQHPGVGVLVLSQYLELGLAMQLLSESAEGVGYLLKDRISDVDDFVGAVRRVAGGGSAVDPKIVSTLLKRRRGDDPLAVLTPREREALELMATGASNQGIADALTITLRAAEKYVSGIFAKLGIPSTRSESRRVLAVLLYLRA, encoded by the coding sequence ATGCGAGTAGCGATCGCCGAGGACAGTGTGTTGCTGCGCGAGGGACTCACGCGGATCCTCGAGAGCGCAGGCCTGGAGGTCGCCGCGGCGTACGACAACGCCGACGACCTGCTGCGGTACGTCCGCAGCTTCCCGCCGCAGGTCGCGATCCTCGACATCAGGCTGCCTCCGACGCACAACGACGAGGGCATGCGTGCGGCCCTGCTGATCCGCGAGCAGCATCCGGGCGTCGGCGTACTGGTGCTGTCGCAGTACCTCGAACTCGGCCTGGCGATGCAACTGCTGTCGGAGTCCGCCGAAGGTGTCGGCTATCTGCTGAAGGACCGGATCAGCGACGTGGACGACTTCGTCGGCGCCGTACGGCGGGTGGCCGGCGGCGGTTCGGCGGTCGATCCGAAGATCGTCTCCACCTTGCTGAAACGCCGACGTGGTGACGATCCACTCGCGGTGCTGACTCCCCGCGAGCGAGAAGCGCTCGAACTGATGGCGACCGGCGCCTCCAACCAGGGCATCGCCGACGCGCTGACGATCACCCTGCGGGCCGCCGAGAAGTACGTCTCCGGCATCTTCGCGAAGCTCGGCATCCCGTCCACCCGCAGCGAATCCCGCCGGGTGCTCGCCGTACTGCTCTATCTGCGGGCCTGA
- a CDS encoding sensor histidine kinase has translation MAPARGPGPWVLWAAVVLGLGTLLASIALAMAGDELVRPGLQAFLFNWITIPYLISGTLAWWRRPESRLGPLMIATAFVMALTALQWSSLPALHSLGNLLDMVPSAMFLHVFLAYPTGQLQARPRQVVVIAGYVNVVVLQLAKILLGSNPDSLLAISAQPALASRIEQFQLIAMSALLLIGTALLLVRRPNPGLVRRRPVTLLVDTFGLALVMLALLYVAGLRGWPQIETVRHITFAALGLAPAAFLLGLLDARLARTDVGALLMELRAHPTSDLREPLARALHDPSLSLAYWLPQYGTWADPDGHAVTLRGADEGRATRVIHRDHEPIIALEFDRSLEDERELLDAVAAAAGIALENNRLQVELRARLQELQGSRSRVIDAEQKERQRLERNLHDGAQQRLVALALELGLLANNSKDSSETAARLLQAKREVAVSLDELRDVARGIHPAVLTGHGLAVALESLAVQAAVPVELDVAIDGRLPERIEVAAYYVVSESLTNIGKHAEATTASVRVTRSADAIVVAVVDDGIGGADTERGTGLRGLADRVEAVGGQLRIWSPAGHGTRLEAEFPCE, from the coding sequence GTGGCACCGGCACGTGGTCCCGGGCCGTGGGTGCTGTGGGCGGCCGTCGTACTGGGTCTCGGCACGCTGCTCGCCTCGATCGCGCTCGCGATGGCGGGTGACGAGCTGGTCCGACCCGGCCTGCAGGCGTTCCTGTTCAACTGGATCACCATCCCGTACCTGATCAGCGGAACGCTCGCGTGGTGGCGCCGCCCGGAGAGCCGCCTCGGTCCGCTGATGATCGCCACCGCGTTCGTGATGGCCCTGACCGCTCTGCAGTGGTCCTCGCTACCCGCGCTGCACTCGCTCGGCAACCTCCTCGACATGGTGCCGTCCGCCATGTTCCTGCACGTCTTCCTCGCCTATCCGACCGGACAGCTGCAGGCCCGCCCGCGCCAGGTGGTCGTCATCGCCGGCTACGTGAACGTCGTGGTTCTCCAACTGGCGAAGATCCTGCTCGGCAGCAATCCGGACAGCCTGCTCGCGATCTCGGCCCAACCGGCGCTCGCGAGCCGCATCGAGCAGTTCCAGCTGATCGCGATGAGCGCCCTGCTGCTGATCGGCACCGCTCTGCTCCTGGTACGCCGACCAAACCCGGGCCTCGTGCGGAGACGTCCGGTGACGCTCCTGGTCGACACCTTCGGACTGGCACTGGTGATGCTCGCGCTCCTGTACGTCGCAGGTCTGCGCGGCTGGCCCCAAATCGAAACGGTCCGGCACATCACGTTCGCCGCGCTCGGCCTCGCGCCGGCCGCCTTCCTGCTGGGCCTGCTGGACGCCCGGCTGGCCCGCACCGACGTCGGCGCGCTGTTGATGGAACTGCGCGCACACCCGACCAGCGATCTGCGCGAGCCCCTGGCGCGCGCCCTGCACGACCCGTCCCTCTCCCTTGCCTATTGGCTACCGCAGTACGGCACCTGGGCAGATCCGGACGGTCATGCCGTCACGCTGCGGGGCGCCGACGAGGGGCGTGCGACCCGGGTCATCCACCGCGATCACGAGCCGATCATCGCGTTGGAGTTCGACCGATCGCTCGAGGACGAACGCGAACTGCTGGACGCCGTCGCGGCAGCGGCCGGAATCGCCTTGGAGAACAACAGGCTGCAGGTGGAACTGCGTGCCCGTCTGCAGGAACTGCAAGGCTCACGGTCCCGGGTCATCGACGCAGAACAGAAGGAACGGCAGCGACTCGAACGAAACCTGCACGACGGCGCCCAGCAGCGCCTGGTGGCTTTAGCGCTCGAACTCGGGCTGCTCGCCAACAACTCCAAGGACAGCAGCGAAACCGCGGCACGGCTGCTGCAGGCCAAGCGCGAGGTCGCGGTCTCCCTCGACGAGTTGCGGGACGTGGCGCGCGGCATCCACCCCGCGGTGCTCACCGGCCACGGCCTCGCGGTCGCGCTGGAGTCCCTCGCCGTACAAGCCGCCGTACCCGTCGAACTCGACGTCGCGATCGACGGACGGCTGCCCGAACGCATCGAGGTCGCGGCGTACTACGTCGTCAGCGAGAGCCTGACGAACATCGGCAAGCACGCGGAGGCGACCACCGCGTCGGTCCGCGTCACCCGGTCGGCGGACGCGATCGTCGTCGCGGTCGTCGACGACGGGATCGGCGGCGCGGACACCGAACGTGGTACCGGGCTGCGCGGTCTCGCCGACCGGGTCGAGGCCGTCGGCGGTCAGTTGCGGATCTGGAGTCCGGCCGGCCACGGGACCCGGCTGGAAGCGGAGTTCCCATGCGAGTAG
- a CDS encoding SDR family NAD(P)-dependent oxidoreductase → MDLQLKDKTALVTGASRGIGLAVVERLVAEGVRVVAVARTSTPELRATGAYVVPADLATTDGPDEAVTAALAEVGELDLLVNNVGGGDGELANGFLAVDDDVWRQLFEVNYFATVRTTRAALPSLIRQSGAIVNVSSNGARMPSSGPAPYTTAKAALTALGKALAEEFGPQGVRVNTVSPGPVRTALWTDPDKYGGQLARTLGVPHEDLLTALPQQTGMLTGRLIEPSEVAALVVQLCSPLTASIVGADYLIDGGIVKTA, encoded by the coding sequence ATGGATCTTCAACTGAAGGACAAGACCGCGCTCGTCACCGGGGCCAGTCGGGGGATCGGGCTGGCTGTCGTCGAGCGGCTGGTTGCCGAGGGCGTGCGGGTGGTCGCGGTCGCGCGGACCAGTACGCCGGAATTGCGTGCCACCGGTGCGTACGTCGTACCCGCGGATCTCGCGACGACGGACGGGCCCGACGAGGCGGTCACGGCCGCGCTCGCGGAGGTCGGGGAGCTGGACCTGCTGGTGAACAATGTCGGTGGCGGCGACGGTGAACTGGCCAACGGATTCCTCGCGGTCGACGACGACGTCTGGCGCCAGCTGTTCGAGGTGAACTACTTCGCCACAGTGCGTACGACGCGAGCGGCCCTGCCGAGCCTGATCCGGCAGAGCGGCGCGATCGTCAACGTGTCCTCGAACGGGGCCCGGATGCCATCGAGCGGACCGGCGCCCTACACGACCGCGAAGGCCGCGCTCACCGCGCTGGGCAAGGCGCTGGCCGAGGAGTTTGGTCCGCAGGGCGTGCGGGTCAACACCGTGTCGCCCGGTCCGGTGCGGACGGCCCTGTGGACCGATCCCGACAAGTACGGCGGTCAGCTCGCGCGGACGCTCGGTGTCCCGCACGAGGACCTGCTGACCGCCCTTCCGCAGCAGACCGGCATGCTGACCGGCCGACTGATCGAGCCGTCCGAGGTAGCCGCGCTGGTGGTGCAGTTGTGCTCGCCACTGACCGCGAGCATCGTCGGCGCGGACTACCTCATCGACGGCGGCATCGTGAAGACTGCCTAG
- a CDS encoding cysteine hydrolase family protein, with the protein MSRTALIVIDVQESFRVRPNWQLVNHPDIAERVDRLVRAARDKGDLVVWVLHTEPGTGGAFDPANGHVQLIDGLEPLPGEPILTKTSHNAFTTTNLQQLLTQHGVGEIVVSGIRTEQCCETTARVASDLGYDVVFVTEATATMALAHWSIRDEASVEEILADPRTLTAEQVVERTEYALAGRFATIRTLDELTGVPVSS; encoded by the coding sequence ATGAGCCGAACCGCACTGATCGTGATCGACGTCCAGGAATCGTTCCGGGTCCGCCCGAACTGGCAGCTGGTGAACCATCCCGACATCGCCGAGCGCGTGGACCGACTGGTGCGGGCGGCCCGGGACAAGGGCGATCTCGTCGTCTGGGTGCTGCACACCGAACCCGGGACCGGCGGCGCATTCGATCCAGCCAACGGCCACGTCCAGCTGATCGACGGTCTCGAACCGTTGCCGGGGGAGCCGATCCTGACCAAGACGTCGCACAACGCCTTCACCACAACGAATCTGCAGCAGCTGCTGACCCAGCACGGCGTCGGTGAGATCGTTGTCTCCGGCATCCGTACCGAGCAGTGCTGCGAGACCACCGCGCGCGTCGCGTCCGACCTCGGGTACGACGTCGTGTTCGTCACCGAGGCGACCGCGACGATGGCGTTGGCGCACTGGTCGATCCGCGACGAGGCGAGCGTCGAGGAGATCCTCGCCGACCCGCGGACCCTGACCGCGGAGCAGGTCGTCGAGCGCACGGAGTACGCGCTGGCCGGCCGGTTCGCCACCATCCGGACGCTCGACGAGCTCACCGGCGTACCCGTGTCATCCTGA
- a CDS encoding aldose epimerase family protein, translating to MPDHLPRRQVLRTAGALGLGAAAAGALSTTANANTEAAGTPDKLRTMGAHHGKLEIRKDPFGTTPDDQKVDVYTFTNGRVTISMLTWGATIQKVETPDRRGKTTNISLGFDNLPDYAALSPYFGATIGRYGNRIAKGKFTLDGTAYQIPVNNGENALHGGPLGFDKKVWKAKIVQSDKAVGVAFTYVSPDGEMGFPGELTSTVTYLLDKRDDLRIDYHATVAGKPTIVNLTNHVYFNLLGEGNGTIYDHVLELNAPKYTPVDATLIPTGEIAPVAGTPFDFSRPTAIGKRLRGDHQQLVFGRGYDHNFVLGGQPDSNGLRLAGRFWEPEHGRTIEVLTDEPGVQFYSGNFLDGTFLGIGNKAYRQGDAFAFETQHFPDSPNHSNFPSTVLRPGETYKSTTIYSFGTK from the coding sequence ATGCCCGATCACCTGCCCCGCCGTCAGGTCCTGCGGACCGCCGGCGCCCTGGGCCTCGGTGCCGCCGCCGCGGGCGCTCTCAGCACGACCGCGAACGCGAATACCGAGGCCGCCGGTACGCCGGATAAGTTGAGGACCATGGGCGCACACCACGGCAAGCTCGAGATCCGCAAGGACCCGTTCGGCACCACTCCGGACGACCAGAAGGTGGACGTCTACACGTTCACCAACGGCCGGGTGACGATCTCGATGCTCACCTGGGGCGCGACCATCCAGAAGGTCGAGACGCCGGACCGCCGCGGCAAGACCACGAACATCAGCCTCGGCTTCGACAACCTGCCGGACTACGCCGCACTCAGCCCGTACTTCGGCGCCACCATCGGGCGCTACGGCAACCGGATCGCCAAGGGCAAGTTCACCCTGGACGGGACGGCGTACCAGATCCCGGTCAACAACGGTGAGAACGCGTTGCACGGCGGCCCCCTCGGCTTCGACAAGAAGGTGTGGAAGGCCAAGATCGTCCAGAGCGACAAGGCCGTCGGCGTCGCGTTCACCTACGTCAGCCCGGACGGCGAGATGGGCTTCCCTGGTGAGCTCACCAGCACCGTCACGTACCTGCTGGACAAGCGCGACGACCTGCGGATCGACTATCACGCGACCGTGGCCGGCAAGCCGACGATCGTGAACCTGACCAACCACGTGTACTTCAACCTGCTCGGCGAGGGCAACGGCACCATCTACGACCACGTGCTGGAGCTGAACGCGCCGAAGTACACGCCGGTCGACGCGACGCTGATCCCCACCGGCGAGATCGCTCCGGTCGCCGGTACTCCGTTCGACTTCAGCAGGCCGACCGCGATCGGCAAGCGGCTTCGCGGCGACCACCAGCAGCTGGTCTTCGGCCGCGGGTACGACCACAACTTCGTGCTCGGCGGGCAGCCGGACAGCAACGGACTGCGACTCGCGGGGCGCTTCTGGGAGCCGGAGCACGGCCGCACGATCGAGGTGCTCACCGACGAGCCAGGCGTCCAGTTCTACAGCGGCAACTTCCTCGACGGCACGTTCCTCGGCATCGGCAACAAGGCCTACCGCCAGGGCGACGCGTTCGCCTTCGAGACCCAGCACTTCCCGGACTCGCCCAACCACTCGAACTTCCCGTCGACGGTCCTCCGCCCCGGCGAGACCTACAAGTCCACCACCATCTATTCCTTCGGCACCAAGTAG
- a CDS encoding sensor histidine kinase, with protein MKVAARSLSVRVAAAMVLLVAVMSLVIGALTTAAIGSYLTRQLDGKVAATQARAIGSLKNGGPPPDAPHGQDAGTVTVYTESSTAVGNVITADGKLTELSDQAVGVLDDLADGQNKTVDLPDLGEYRVHATSVGQVTVITGLPTQDIQNTVNSLIGWEALFGGIGVLTAGGVAVFVVRRQLRPLRRVAQTAREVAGLRLDTGEIGVTARVPDQLTDERTEVGQVAVALNTLLGHMENALDARHRSEQQVRQFVADASHELRTPLTTIHGYAQLSLRQGDPELFTHAMGKVMVETTRMASLVEDLLLLARLDAGRPLDSRPVDLSRLALDSVTDARIVAPSHHWELDLPSEPIIVIGDEQRLHQVVANLIANARRHTPPGTTVTVAATSSERSALLTIHDDGPGIPADLLPNIFQRFTRADTARNRSTGGAGLGLSLAQSITQAHQGTLTLTSTPGNTNFTLALPR; from the coding sequence ATGAAGGTCGCGGCGCGTTCGTTGAGTGTGCGGGTCGCGGCGGCGATGGTGCTGCTGGTCGCGGTGATGAGTCTCGTGATCGGCGCGCTGACGACCGCCGCGATCGGCTCGTACCTGACCCGGCAACTGGACGGGAAGGTCGCCGCGACCCAAGCTCGCGCGATCGGCTCACTCAAGAACGGCGGCCCGCCGCCGGACGCCCCGCACGGGCAGGACGCGGGCACGGTAACGGTCTACACGGAATCGTCCACGGCTGTCGGCAACGTGATCACCGCCGACGGCAAGCTCACTGAACTGTCGGACCAGGCGGTCGGCGTCCTCGACGATCTGGCCGACGGTCAGAACAAGACGGTCGACCTCCCGGATCTCGGCGAGTACCGCGTGCACGCGACGAGCGTCGGACAGGTCACCGTGATCACCGGACTCCCGACCCAGGACATCCAGAACACGGTCAACAGCCTGATCGGGTGGGAGGCGCTCTTCGGTGGGATCGGCGTACTCACCGCGGGCGGCGTCGCGGTATTCGTCGTACGGCGTCAACTGCGGCCACTGCGCCGGGTCGCGCAAACCGCCCGTGAGGTGGCCGGTCTGCGGCTCGACACCGGCGAGATCGGGGTGACCGCACGAGTGCCGGATCAGCTCACGGACGAACGTACCGAGGTCGGCCAGGTCGCCGTCGCGCTGAACACGCTGCTCGGTCACATGGAGAACGCCCTCGACGCGCGGCACCGTAGCGAGCAGCAGGTCCGGCAGTTCGTCGCGGACGCCTCGCACGAGCTGCGTACGCCGCTGACCACGATCCACGGGTACGCCCAGCTGAGCCTGCGCCAGGGCGATCCCGAACTGTTCACGCACGCGATGGGCAAGGTGATGGTCGAGACCACCCGGATGGCGTCATTGGTCGAGGACCTCCTGCTCCTCGCCCGGCTGGACGCCGGCCGGCCACTCGACAGCCGCCCGGTCGACCTGTCCCGGCTCGCCCTCGACTCGGTCACCGACGCGCGAATCGTTGCCCCCAGCCACCATTGGGAGCTCGACCTGCCGTCCGAACCGATCATCGTGATCGGCGACGAGCAGCGCCTGCATCAGGTGGTCGCCAACCTGATCGCCAACGCCCGCCGTCACACCCCTCCCGGCACCACGGTCACCGTGGCCGCCACCAGCAGCGAACGCTCCGCCCTGCTCACCATCCACGACGACGGCCCCGGCATCCCCGCCGACCTGCTCCCCAACATCTTCCAGCGCTTCACCCGAGCCGACACCGCCCGCAACCGCTCCACCGGCGGCGCCGGCCTAGGCCTCTCCCTAGCCCAGTCCATAACCCAAGCCCACCAAGGCACCCTCACCCTCACCTCAACCCCCGGCAACACAAACTTCACCCTCGCCCTCCCCCGCTAA
- a CDS encoding CPBP family glutamic-type intramembrane protease, translated as MRFIRNHPVVSFFVLAYALAWAGVPFGSFYAPGALVAALVVVYLTEGLAGLKAMGARLIRWRVRWIWYVAAIAVPLLVHLVTVSLNQALGAPAPNTGQFTPWYGLAVVVGMIMIDPTGGPFSEEPSFRGYAQSKLQSRRTPLVSTAILAVAITGWHLPLFFISSFGLQPFEALTTVGVTFWYAWLFNHAAGSALITLLAHATEGSINTSDLWPAGSDLTRETWLYVAVWWAVAIGLLIANRRFWTTPAPAKATSIDVKEPVS; from the coding sequence ATGAGGTTCATCCGCAATCATCCCGTCGTCAGCTTCTTCGTCCTCGCCTATGCGCTGGCCTGGGCAGGCGTCCCGTTCGGAAGCTTCTACGCTCCCGGCGCCCTGGTCGCCGCACTCGTCGTCGTCTACCTGACCGAGGGCCTGGCCGGTCTCAAAGCCATGGGCGCCCGGCTGATCCGCTGGCGGGTCCGCTGGATCTGGTACGTCGCCGCGATCGCCGTACCGCTGCTCGTGCACCTCGTGACGGTCTCGCTCAACCAGGCACTCGGCGCGCCGGCTCCGAACACCGGGCAGTTCACGCCCTGGTACGGCCTCGCCGTCGTCGTCGGCATGATCATGATCGACCCGACCGGCGGTCCGTTCAGCGAAGAGCCGAGCTTCCGCGGCTACGCGCAGTCCAAACTCCAGTCGCGCCGTACTCCGCTCGTCTCGACCGCGATCCTGGCCGTGGCGATCACCGGCTGGCACCTGCCGCTGTTCTTCATCTCCTCGTTCGGCCTCCAGCCCTTCGAAGCGCTGACCACGGTCGGCGTCACCTTCTGGTACGCGTGGCTGTTCAACCACGCCGCCGGCAGCGCGCTCATCACCCTCCTCGCCCATGCCACCGAAGGCAGCATCAACACCAGCGACCTCTGGCCCGCCGGTTCGGACCTGACCCGAGAGACCTGGCTGTACGTCGCGGTGTGGTGGGCAGTCGCCATCGGCTTGCTGATCGCCAACCGCCGGTTCTGGACCACCCCCGCACCAGCCAAAGCCACCTCTATCGACGTCAAGGAGCCGGTCTCATGA
- a CDS encoding phosphotransferase enzyme family protein has translation MIPTVRSLPDPEALAAELGARYHLGFTSCTLLRSLVNDVYELATDDARYVLKLYRYGRRGADEIRWETGLSEHLRASGVLAPPVNALPDGDTVGLLETPEGPRPFTLLGYVEGSKPRPPFTDELYADFGRQLAAFHDAADNYTSPYYRPPADLAHVLDKPLEEILAVDATEENLLRPLAAAVRNNLAQYSKAGTCHGDVTMDNVLLTEQGLLLLDFDLAAVGPLAADFGGVATTPHWDAFRTAYAAHRPITPEDEAAIPYLQVAGSISNLHFHLVDKPRWRGAESRDEGWAAAELDGLRAAADVLL, from the coding sequence GTGATCCCGACCGTGCGCTCGCTCCCCGATCCCGAGGCGCTGGCCGCCGAGCTCGGGGCCCGCTACCACCTCGGCTTCACCAGCTGCACCCTGCTCCGTTCCCTGGTCAACGACGTCTACGAGCTGGCCACCGACGACGCCCGTTACGTCCTCAAGCTCTATCGGTACGGCCGCCGCGGGGCGGACGAAATCCGTTGGGAGACAGGGCTTTCGGAGCATCTGCGCGCGTCCGGCGTACTCGCTCCGCCGGTCAACGCACTGCCCGACGGAGACACCGTCGGACTCCTCGAGACACCCGAAGGTCCCCGGCCGTTCACCCTGCTCGGGTACGTCGAGGGCAGCAAGCCGCGACCGCCCTTCACCGACGAGTTGTACGCCGACTTCGGCCGGCAACTCGCCGCATTTCACGATGCCGCCGACAACTACACGTCGCCGTACTATCGGCCGCCGGCCGATCTCGCGCACGTGCTGGACAAGCCGCTCGAAGAAATCCTCGCCGTGGACGCCACGGAGGAAAACCTGCTCCGGCCCCTTGCGGCTGCTGTACGGAACAACCTCGCGCAGTACTCAAAGGCAGGAACCTGCCACGGCGACGTCACGATGGACAATGTTTTGTTGACCGAGCAGGGACTCCTGCTCCTCGATTTCGACCTCGCCGCGGTCGGGCCGTTGGCAGCAGATTTCGGCGGCGTCGCGACGACACCGCACTGGGACGCGTTCAGGACGGCGTACGCCGCACACCGGCCGATCACGCCCGAGGACGAGGCGGCGATCCCCTACCTACAGGTCGCAGGCAGCATCTCCAACCTGCACTTCCACCTCGTCGACAAGCCACGCTGGCGCGGCGCCGAGTCGCGGGACGAGGGCTGGGCGGCGGCCGAGCTCGACGGGCTGCGTGCGGCGGCCGACGTACTGCTCTGA
- a CDS encoding TetR/AcrR family transcriptional regulator, protein MTSSTARPLRADAERTVRTILEAAERVLNRNPSASMEEIASAAGVARTTVHRRFATREALVTTMKTWASTQLASAVDEARFDTAPPLVALYQATANALQVKLSWGFSMNSALAASGESDEIMAGVVASCDRLFARLQKAGVLRADVDLVWVRRVYYALLHEVAQSSDADETDTDTLATQVVDTLLRGVGSPNAQL, encoded by the coding sequence ATGACCTCCAGCACCGCCCGCCCGCTGCGCGCCGACGCCGAGCGGACCGTGCGGACGATCCTGGAAGCGGCCGAGCGGGTCCTGAACCGCAATCCGTCCGCCTCGATGGAGGAGATCGCCTCGGCGGCCGGCGTCGCCCGGACGACCGTGCACCGGCGGTTCGCGACTCGCGAGGCGCTGGTGACCACGATGAAGACCTGGGCGTCGACGCAGCTCGCGAGCGCCGTCGACGAGGCCCGGTTCGACACCGCGCCACCGCTGGTCGCGCTCTACCAGGCGACCGCGAACGCCCTCCAGGTCAAGCTGTCCTGGGGCTTCTCGATGAACAGCGCTCTGGCCGCGAGCGGTGAGAGCGACGAGATCATGGCCGGCGTGGTCGCCTCCTGCGATCGTCTCTTCGCGCGATTGCAAAAGGCCGGCGTACTGCGTGCCGACGTCGACCTGGTCTGGGTACGCCGCGTCTACTACGCCCTGCTCCACGAGGTCGCCCAGAGCAGCGATGCGGACGAGACCGACACCGATACCTTGGCGACCCAGGTCGTCGACACACTGCTGCGCGGCGTCGGCAGCCCGAACGCCCAGTTGTAG